The sequence CCACAGCCCTTGGTCGAACATCCAGTGGGCGTCGGGGGTGAGGGCGAGTCCGTTGCGGGGATCGTCGTTGCCGCTGATGGCGTGCTGGTGGATGTGGGCGGCCTGGACGATGGAAGTGGTCTCTGTGTCGAGGCGGTAGCCGGTGAGGGCGCAGGTGAAGTAGTAGCCGCTGAGGACGTCACTCTTGAATCGCGAGTCGCGGCCTTTTTTCTGTTGGGCTTTGAATTCGTCGGCCTGGTCGCGGAGGGCTTTGATTTCAGCGGTTTCCGGCACCGGAAGGCCGAGCCGGGCGCAGAGCATGATCTGTTCCCTGGGCGTAAAGTAAATGGTGACGAGGGTTGTGCGCGCCTTGCGCCGGAAGTCCGCATCCTGAAGGCAGGCGTGGAGGTTAGGATCGAGTGAACAGAGACGGGTGGTGGCCTTGGCAAGCGAGGCTTGGCCATCGGCAGTGAAGCGCTCCCAGATCTTGTCCCGGTCGCCGCCGAGGGCATGGAATGGCATGGGGATGTCCGGTTGGTTCCGCTGGCGTTCGAGGACGAGTTCCCAGTAATCGCGGAAGCGGGAGACGAGTCGGACGTCGAATTTCACCCAGCCGTCGGGAACGTCACCGGCTTCAATCAGGTCGATGACCGTAAGCAACATCAACGGCTTGTGTGGCGCGATGCCGCGCTCTGCCGTGCGAGCGGCATTGAGGTTGGCGAGGTTGCCGAGCCAGTGGATGCAGTTCATCGGAGAGAAGGTGGGCGAAGTGTATCGGACAGATCCGGCAGCCCAGTTGAACCCTGTTCGGCGATGAATTTGCGGGAAGCGGCGGCTTGCATCAAAACCCGTTCGATCGGAGCGTGTTGCATCTGGGCAAGTGCCTTTCGGGCAGCAAGGTCATGAGGGTGGGGCAGAGTGACTTTGCGCGATGGATTCTCCTGTTCGGGCATAGGCTGGATCGTAGCAACAGATGCGGGAGCGCCAAGGCAGGAATCGTCATGGGATCAATTCCGTGGCTTCACGAAATGGATCCCAGCGTAAATCGCGCAGGAAACCGAGAAATGCCTTTGCCGCTGTACGGAGCGGGGTAAACTGCCACTCCCCGCCGGGGATCGCATTCCCGGCCTGACGCCCCGCTTCTCCAGGGCGTTTCTTTTTGGAGAACGCTTCAATATCACCCTCGAATGTGACCATGGATTCCAGATCTTTGACCATTTTCGTGACGTCACGAAAATGGTCAAAGATCTGCCGATCCACGATGGCTTCGCAGCCATGTGATCAAGGCGATGGGCTGCGGCGACGACGAGGCCAACG comes from Akkermansiaceae bacterium and encodes:
- a CDS encoding HNH endonuclease is translated as MNCIHWLGNLANLNAARTAERGIAPHKPLMLLTVIDLIEAGDVPDGWVKFDVRLVSRFRDYWELVLERQRNQPDIPMPFHALGGDRDKIWERFTADGQASLAKATTRLCSLDPNLHACLQDADFRRKARTTLVTIYFTPREQIMLCARLGLPVPETAEIKALRDQADEFKAQQKKGRDSRFKSDVLSGYYFTCALTGYRLDTETTSIVQAAHIHQHAISGNDDPRNGLALTPDAHWMFDQGLWTVIPQGDDLLVHVAKSRFTESSPHGRLLSAFNGQALHFHSLARLRPEKAHLEWHRKKHWI